Part of the Imperialibacter roseus genome, GCAATACGCCTGCCCATGAGTCGAAAATCTGCAACATGTGGGCACCAGCTTTTACCTGCGCCTTCATGTAGCTGATGGTGCTTTGTGTGATTTTTTCCAACGCCTTGTGCGCCAGGGCCGGTTCGGTGTACAAAAAGCCCCTGGCTTTTGAGAACGTTTTGCTGCCAGACCCTTCCACCATATAAGAAAAAAGTGTCCATGGGGCTCCGGCGAACCCTATCAGGGGTACTCTGCCTGCCAGCTCTTTATTGGTAAGCTTGATGGCCTCTATCACATAGCCCAAATCGGTTTCTCCGTCGGCGATGCGCAATTCGTCTATATCTTTCTCAGTCTTTATTGTTTTGGGAAATGTTGGCCCTCTCTTCTCCACCATTTCGTAAGGGCAGCCCATGGCCTCGGGTATCACCAAAATGTCGGAAAAGATAATGGCAGCGTCTACTCCCAGAATGTCTACCGGTTGCACTGTCACTTCTGCAGCAAACTGCGGTGTTTTTACCAATTCAATGAATCCGTTCAGGCTGTTTCGCACGGCACGGTATTCAGGCAAAATTCTTCCTGCCTGTCGCATCATCCATACCGGGGTTCTCTCCGTTTTCTCTCCTCTGGCAGCCCGGAGGATCAGGTCGTTCTTCAATTGCATGCGGCAAAGTTAGTCAGGCTTTGCATATTTCCATTCAGATTTTATCAAGACAAATAGACACCTGGGGGCAAAACGTTTCCGGGTTCCTTTTTCGTTATCTTTGTTGAACAACAAATGACCCATTATGAGTATCTTATTTGAAAGCTTCGTCAGCTGGAAGCAGGATTGCCAGGACAGAAGCATAAAGCTCTATGAGCCTGTCATCGAATACGAAATCCAGCAAAAGAATAAAACGGAAGAGGAAATATGGGATGGCCTGCAAAAAGCCTATGAGGTAATGAAGGAGGCCGTTCAAACCGGGCTCACTGAGAATATGACCTCCCGCTCAGGGATGATCAACAACGGAGCAAAAAAAGTATACAATAACCCCATCACTGTCCTGTCGAAGGAATTTCAAGTGCTGATTTCACGGGCCCTGGCCGCCAAAGAGGTCAATTCTTGTATGGGCCGGGTAGTAGCAGCACCTACCGCCGGGGCTTCTGGCATCCTGCCCGGAACGCTTGTCACTCTACAGGAGCTTCACCAGCTCGATGATCGGAAAATTTTAGAAGGCCTGTTAGTCGGGGCAGGCATTGCCTTGATCATGGAGCAGAAGGCCTCCATTTCCGGCGCAGTAGGTGGGTGCCAGGCGGAGACAGGCAGTGCCGGGGCCATGGCCGCCGGGGCGATCGTTTATTGCCTTGGAGGCAGCATTGACCAGGTTTTCAACGCTGTGGCCATCACTGTTCAGTGCATGCTCGGCCTTGTGTGCGACCCCGTGGCCGGGCTGGTAGAAGTGCCCTGCGTAGTGCGCAATGCCAGCGCAGCTGCTATTGCCAACTCCTCGGCCCAAATCGCTATTTCCGACGTAAGCAGCGTTATTCCTGTGGACGAGTGTGTAGAGGCCATGGGTGAAATAGGCCAGGCGATGGAAAGCCGTTATAAGGAAACAGCTGAAGGTGGGCTTGCTACCACACCTACCGGACGATCAATAGCCAAAAAGGTTCTCATCCATGATATTGAAATCCTGGATGATGATACTGACAATTGAGATCAGGAATTTCTTTTGTTGAACGACGGGATTGCCAAAAAAACTGCCACGACCGTGATAAGGGCAGCAGCCAGAAAGGCTGCGCCAGGGAAATAAACGATGGGATTTTCTCCAGTGAAATAGGCAAAGAGATTTGTCATCAGGGGCGGCCCAATGATAGACGTCACACTGGTCATGCTGGTCAACGCCCCCTGCAGCTCCCCTTGCTCGTTGGACGGCACCTGCCCGGAGATGAGGCTTTGCAGCGAAGGCCCTGCGAACCCGCCTAAAGCAAACGGCACCATGAAAGCAAACATCATCCAGCCTTGTGTGGCAAAAGCAAACAAGATAAAGCCCAGTATATAAAAAAACATGCCAACAAAAACAGCATTCCACTGGCCAATTTTAGGCACCACAATGCGGATAAGCCCTCCCTGGACTATAGCGACAGTTAAGCCGACAAAGCCGAGCGAATAGCCTACCCAGGCCTCATTCCAGCCAAACTTCAGCATAGTGAAGTAAGCCCAGGTGCTTTGGTTCACATGGCCCCCCAGGTAAATGAAAAAGAAAGCGCCCACCAGGCCTAGTACCTTAGGGTATTTTTGCAAGGCTTTGAGCGACCCCAGCGGATTGGCCCGACGGATACTGAAAGCCCGCCTTTTATCGGCTGGCAACGACTCAGGAAGCACGAAGTAGCCATACAACCAGTTGAGCAACGCCAATGCGGCAGCGGCAAAGAAGGGCACCCTTGAGCCATACTGACCTAGTAAGCCGCCAATCACGGGGCCAATAATAAAGCCAAGGCCGAATGCAGCCCCTATGATTCCGAAGTTCTGTGCTCTTTTTTCCGGCGTGCTTATGTCGGCGATGTAGGCCGATGCCGTTGTGAAGCTGGCGCCGGTTACTCCCGCCAGCAGGCGACCAACAAATAGCCACCAAATATTGGGTGCAAAAGCCAGCAACAAGTAGTCGAGCCCAAAGCCAAACAGGGAGGCCAGCAACACCGGGCGGCGGCCAAACCGGTCGCTCAGCCCGCCCAGCACCGGAGCAAACAAAAACTGCATGCCGGCATAAGCAAACAACAACCAGCCGCCATACTGCGCTGCCTGACTGAGGTCGCCGTTAATAAGCTCTTTGATAAGGCTCGGCAGCACTGGTATAATGATACCCAGCCCGGTAACGTCTATAAGAAGTGTGATGAAAATGAAGCCGAGGGCGGCCGGGCGTTTTTCAGACATGAGGAGAAAATTACAAGGCCGAAAGGTACGAAATAAGCGGATAGTCCAAACCGCTTTTGTTGACGCATTATACAAAAGATAGGCAAGGTTCTTTGGCCTCTAAATAGTATTTTAGGGGAAATATTGATACTAATGGATCAAAGGTTCTATATCCTTCTTTTCATTATTTTTCTCCGCTATGCCCTGATCGCTGGACTTGCCTTTTTCATTTTTTACAGGATCCTTAAGAGTAAATGGGCGAAAAGAAAAATTCAGCAGGTCTTTCCAAAAAAAAATGACTACCTGCGTGAGATAGGCTATAGTCTGCTAACAGTCTTTATTTTCTGGATCGTGGCACTCAGCACATTCACTCCATTTATCAAGCCCTACACCAAACAATACACCGAAATTGCGGACTATGGCTGGGGGTATTTTGCCTTCAGCATCGTGCTGATGCTCCTCATTCACGATGCCTATTTTTACCTGATTCATCGGGTAATGCACCACCCTAAGCTATTCAATGCTTTGCACAAGGTTCATCACCTTTCGACCAATCCCTCGCCATGGGCTGCGCTAGCGTTCCAGCCAGCAGAAGCAGTTATAGAAGCATGCGTTATATATGTCATTGTTTTCTCCATTCCAACACACAGGTCAGCCGTCTTGATTTGGCTGGCACTGATGATGCTCTATAACGTTTACGGGCATCTTGGCTATGAACTCTACCCAAAAAACTTCCAACGAACGTGGCTGGGCAAGTGGTTCAACACGTCAGTGAACCACAATCAACACCACAAATACTTTAAAGGTAACTATGGCCTGTATTTCCTGTGGTGGGACAGGCTTTTCGGCACCCTTCGCAAAGACTATGATGAAGAATTTGATCGGGTAAAATCTTTGGCCAAATAGATTTCCAATGGAACATTTCTATGACGGAAAGTAGAGGAATACCAGTGTTACCTTATTTTTTGCTAAATTTGACCATATTGGATTGCTATCCGCCCCTGGAACTTCGTTGGCACAGTTAAATAACTCCCTGATTTAAAAATATTTAAGGGCCAACTTCATTAGCGAATTTATCTTTTACATACTTTTGCCTCGCAATTTTAAAAATGCACCAAACTATTATGAAAAATCAATTGGCAGTGTTGGTTATTGTTACCTCACTCATGGCTTCTTGTGGCCTTAAACAGGAAAATGAAACACTTGTGGCAAAGATTGACTCCCTTAATACGGAGCTTGCTTTCCAGCGTCAAATGTCGGCGGTTCTTGAAAACGTCGGCGTGTTACTCGATTCGATCGATCAAAACAGGAATGCGCTTAAGGTGAACATGGAAATGGGCACTACTTACGATGACTTCAACACTCGTTTGAGTGAATTGAATCAGTACGTAAAGGACTCTGAAAAGAAAATCGACGAAATGGAGAAGAGCCTTGCTAAGTCAAATTCTTCAAACAAAACATACGCAAACTCTATCGCAAGGTTGAAGAAGCAGTTGGAAGACAAAACGGCTCAAATAGCTCAGTTGGAAGCAACAGTTGCTGAATACAAAGAGAAGAATGAGCAGTTGGGCACTTTGGTTGAGCTTCAAAACACTGAGTTGGAAGACAAAGCGCTGCAAATTGAAGCTAAGCGTCAGGAGTTGACCATGCTGGAAACCAGAATCACTGAACTGCTCACTCAGTCTAAAGTCTCACAGGCCGACTCTTACTTTATGAGAGCTCAGGCAGCGGAAGAGGCAGCCCGTCGTACGCAGCTTGCTCCCAAGAAAAAGAAGGAGTCTTACAAAGAGGCGCTCGACTTATACCAGAAAGCGTTCGACCTTGGCCGTGAAGACGCCAAGCCAAAAATTGAAGAAATAAGCAAAAGACTTAAGTAATTATTAAGAGGCCTTCAAATTTGAAGGCCTCTCTTTTTTTGTCTCCCCTATCCCGCCTTTTTCGTTGCTACAACTATCCCTGTTGACCAAGCCTGCTTTGTCAGTAGCAAGCTTTCATTTTTTTCCAGCTCTTCCACCAGTCGAAGCGCTTTCTCATGATGACCTTCAGGCCAGTTAGGCTGAGGCAGCATGTCGTCGATGATATAGAGCCCTCCTGGTTTGAGCATCGCCAACACGTCCTCCAGCATTAAATACTTCCCATGCCACGTATCAGCAAAGATGTAGTCGAATCGCAGGCTACTGTTGGCTAACAACCACTCCTCGCCATCGGCGCACACAAGCTGTAGCCGGGGATCATGATCCAAAAAATCGGCAGCGATACCCAGAAATGTCTCGTTATTGTCGACCGAAATCAGGGACGACTTTTGATCCATGCCGCTCAATATCCACGAGGTGGAAAGCCCTGTGCCAGTACCCAGCTCCAAAAAGCTGCCCTGCGGTTTTGAGGCGGCAAGAGTTCGCAGCAGGGAACCTGTCAAAGGGTCAGAGGCCATTGTGAAGCCAGCTTTCTCAGTGGCCACAGCAATTCCACGATACGCAGGTGGTATCGCTTGTTTGATCTCGTCGGTCATAGGGGTAACGTTTACAGAAGTCTCCTGTATTAAAAATTTGTTCGTATTGACTTAAGAATTCTGAAGTGTTCGGGAAATCAACATCCGATGCTTCAAAGGCTCCCCCCTGGTTTATAGCACGTCCTTGCCTTTTCCAGTTTTGGTGCTCAACAAAGCTTCCACCTCATCAATCTTCACCAATTCAAACAAATCCTCATCTTCGATTTGCTTTTTGCGGTCGGCCATTTCAAGGAAGTGCATGTAAATCACTTCCATTTCGTCTTTGTCGAACTTGTACCCAAGCACCTGAAGCCGGTGCGTAAGCGCAGCCCTGCCACTGCGGGCAGTAAGAAGGATCAATGACGAAGGAACACCAACATCCTCCGGATCGATGATTTCGTAGTTCTCTCTGTGCTTGAGGAAGCCGTCCTGGTGAATACCCGATGAGTGCGAAAAAGCATTTTTGCCCACAATCGCCTTATTGGGCTGCACCGGCATATTCATCATGTGCGACACCATTTTGCTCATCGCATAAATGCCTTTGGTGTTGATGTTGGTTTCCAGGTTCAGGTATGGGTGCGACTTCAATGTCATCACCACCTCTTCCAAAGAAGTGTTGCCAGCTCTTTCTCCAATACCGTTGATAGTGACTTCCACCTGGCGAGCACCGTTGGCCAAACCAGAAATTGAGTTGGCAGTCGCCATACCAAGGTCGTTGTGACAATGCACCGAAATAATGGCCTTGTCGATATTCGGAACGTTGTCGTACAGGTACTTGATGCGCTCCCCAAACTGCCATGGCAATGTGTATCCGGTTGTGTCAGGGATATTAACCACCGTGGCACCCGCAGCGATCACGCCTTCTACCATCAATGCAAGGAACTCAAGGTCGGCACGGCCGGCATCTTCACAGAAAAATTCTACGTCGTCGACAAAGCGGCGAGCGTATTTTACAGCAGAAATGCCCTGCTCAAGCACCTTCTCACGGGTCGACTTAAGCTTATGTTGAATGTGGATATCGGAAGATCCGATGCCAGTATGGATTCTCTTTCTTTTGGCTAAATGGAGGGCTTGAGCTGCACAATCAATGTCAACCACTTTGGCCCTGGTAAGCGCACAAACCACCGGCTCAGTCACATTCCTGGAGATTTCTACTACAGAGTTAAAATCTCCAGGGCTTGACACTGGAAAACCAGCCTCAATTACGTCAACGCCGAGGGCCTCGAGTTGCTTGGCAACAATTACTTTTTCTTCAGTATTCAATTGACAGCCGGGAACCTGTTCGCCGTCTCTAAGGGTAGTGTCGAAAATGTAGACTCGATCTTTGCTCATACTAAGGTGTGTATTTTCTTAACAAGAATCCCATTTCTGGTATTCGATAATTGATTCTATGTAACAAATCTACTGTAACTGAAGGTCTGCCAAAGCCTAAAATTCAAAATCACTACGACAGCCAAAGGCATCTATTTGATAACAAAAAGGCTCAAATTGCAAATTAACGGCTATATTGCCATGCAGACAATACAATGGCCAAACAAGAAACAGACCCCTTATTCCAGCTGATTAAGTCGCTTACCAAGGCTGAGAAGCGCAATTTCAAGCTGTATGCCAGGCGCATCAACGGCAAGGAAGACAGTAAGTTTATCACTCTTTTCGACGTGATGGACGATGTTGATGTTTATGACGAAAAGGTGATCCTCAAAAAAGCTCCGTCATTGATTCCTCAGCAGCTTTCCAACCTGAAAAGTCATTTGTACGGGCAGGTGCTGAAAAGCCTCCGGCTTATTCATATCAACTACGACTACCCCATTGAAGTGCGGGAGCAAATTGATTATGCGAGGGTGCTGTATAACAAAGGCCTTTACAAGCAGAGCCTCCGGATTCTCGACAAGCTAAAACAGAAGGCCGCTGAAAACAATGAAGAGATTCTGCAGCTGGAGATTATCGACTTTGAAAAACTAATTGAAGGGCAGTACATCACCCGAAGCATTGGCAACCGAGCAGAGGAGCTGGTGAATGAGTCGAGGCATGTAACCAAAATAATTGCCAAAACACAAGAGCTGTCGAATCTGTCTATTTCTCTTTACAGCCTTTACATCAAGCTGGGCTATGTGCGAAATGAAGAAGACTATAGGGTTGTGCAACATTATTTTAAGAGGAACCTGCCTGACTACGAGTATGATAGCCTCAGTTTCAACGAGAAGGTGTACCTCTGCCAATCGATGGTTTGGTACTACTACATCGTGCAGGATTTTGTGAAGTGCTACCGCTATGCCGACCGCTGGGTGGAGCTTTTCAAAAGCCATCCGGCGATGATCAAAAGGAAGCCCGACCTTTACATCAAAGGGCTACACAATCTCCTGGCGGCACTCTTCAATATTCAGCATTATCCGAAATTTGCAGAAAACCTTCTGGTGCTGGAAGAACTAAAGAATTCGACTCTTTTCTCGCAGAATGAGAACATTCAAAGCTTGCTTTCCTTCTACTACTACAACGACAAAATCAACCTGTTCTTTATGGAGGGGCGGTTTACCGAAGGCGTAGTCATTGTTCCAGAAGTGCTGGAAATCATTGATAAGTTTGAAAACAAAATCGACTCGCACCGGGTACTGCTTTTTTACTACAAAATCGCCTGCCTTTATTTCGGCAGCGACGACAATAAAAACGCCGTCAAATACCTCAACAAAATCATCAATCTCAAAGATGTTAGCCTTAGAGAAGACATCCATTGCTTTGCCCGTATCCTCAACCTGATTGCTCATTACGAAATGGGCAACAGCGACTTGCTGGAATACCAAATCAAGTCGGTATATCGGTTTTTAGTGAAAATGGATAACCTCCAGGGGGTACAAAAGGAGATCATCAAGTGGCTGCGAAAAGTGCCGGGCATGCTGCCAGAAAACATAAAAAAGGAGTTCCAGGCATTGAAGGAAAGGCTGGAGGAAACACTGAAACAGCCCTTTGAACTCCGAGCCTTCCTTTATCTCGACATTATTTCGTGGCTTGAAAGCAAGATCGACGGCGTGCCGGTTCAGCTGGTGATCAGGAGGAAGTTTGAGGAGAGAAATGGTTAGCTCTCAGGCAGCTTTTCCTTTTTCCGAAGTCCGAACACATAGCCCACGTTGATTTGAACAACGGGATACCTACCCTTTCTGAAATTTTCAACATACTCTCTGTTCTCTTCCCAGTTCTGATGGTTATTATCCCAATCATTGTATCGCCAGTATGCAGGGTTGCTGGTGATTTTATGTGTATTGAATGTGTTGAAATAGTGCCGATAGCCCACAAGGGTGGTCAATGTTACCCGTTTAAAGACTGTGATTTTGGCTCCGAAGTTTACTTCGGGCCCTATCATCACGCCTTTCATTTGCAGAGAGTCGGAGGGCACGAATGCACCTTGCCGAATAGCCAGCTTTCCAGCTTCAAGGTTTAAGTTGGCTGTTGCAAAAGCCTGCATCCAACGAACCTCCGTAGGCATGTAGAATCTGTGGCCAAGGTCAAGCCGGTAGCCTTTATAATTTCCATTTCTAAAAAAGAGCTCCCATAACTCCCCACCTTTGTAACCAGCAGTTGCTATCCAGCTTCTTTTTGGTGTTACGTACAGCTCCGACTGCAGGTAGTAATTTTCGAAAGTTCGAATGAACGGGTGCAGAGGAGCTGCCACCTCTATTCTTTGGTATGCTTCCTGCCCGTTTGCGAAAAAACTCATGCAAACAAAAAAAGAAGTCGCCAGCGCAAAAATTTTACTTGCTCTCATCTGAAAAAATATGAATCAATGACTAAAGTAAGTGAAAAACACCCTCTTTTCGAGAATCGTGTAAAAATAAAACACAAAAAAGCCCCTCAGTTTCCTGAGAGGCTTCGTGATCTATGATGTAGGGCAAACGACTATTTTTTGGTATCGTCTACCTCTTCGTATTCTACGTCAGACACATCACTGTCTGCTTTTGCCTCACCTCCGGCTGCTCCGTTAGCTTGCTGTCCCGGATCTGCACCTGGCTGCCCACCTTCAGTAGAAGCGTACATTTCCTGAGAGGCTGCTGCCCATGCCTGGTTCAAAGCCTCAGTGGCAGTGTCTATACCTGCGATATCCTGAGCCTTGTGAGCTGTCTTCAGATTTTCAAGGGCCGCTTCAATAGCGGTCTTGTTACCTTCGGAAAGCTTCTCACCATACTCCTTCAGCTGCTTCTCGGTCTGGAAGATCATAGAGTCAGCGCCATTCAGCTTATCTATTTTCTCTCTTTCAGCCTGATCAGAATCTGCGTTGGCTTTTGCTTCGGCTTTCATCTTTTCGATTTCAGCATCAGTCAATCCAGAAGAAGCTTCAATCCTTATCTTCTGCTCCTTACCAGTTCCTTTGTCTTTGGCAGACACATTGAGGATACCGTTGGCATCTATGTCGAATGTTACTTCGATCTGTGGCACACCACGTGGTGCTGGTGGAATGCTGTCGAGGTGGAAACGACCGATGGTGCGGTTGTCTCTCGCCATTGAGCGCTCACCCTGCAAAATGTGTATCTCCACAGATGGCTGGTTATCAGACGCCGTTGAGAACACCTCCGACTTCCTTGAAGGGATCGTTGTATTCGACTCAATCAGCTTGGTCATCACGCCACCCATCGTTTCAATACCCAATGAAAGTGGAGTTACATCAAGCAGAAGTACGTCTTTTACTTC contains:
- a CDS encoding TCR/Tet family MFS transporter, which translates into the protein MSEKRPAALGFIFITLLIDVTGLGIIIPVLPSLIKELINGDLSQAAQYGGWLLFAYAGMQFLFAPVLGGLSDRFGRRPVLLASLFGFGLDYLLLAFAPNIWWLFVGRLLAGVTGASFTTASAYIADISTPEKRAQNFGIIGAAFGLGFIIGPVIGGLLGQYGSRVPFFAAAALALLNWLYGYFVLPESLPADKRRAFSIRRANPLGSLKALQKYPKVLGLVGAFFFIYLGGHVNQSTWAYFTMLKFGWNEAWVGYSLGFVGLTVAIVQGGLIRIVVPKIGQWNAVFVGMFFYILGFILFAFATQGWMMFAFMVPFALGGFAGPSLQSLISGQVPSNEQGELQGALTSMTSVTSIIGPPLMTNLFAYFTGENPIVYFPGAAFLAAALITVVAVFLAIPSFNKRNS
- a CDS encoding sterol desaturase family protein, producing the protein MDQRFYILLFIIFLRYALIAGLAFFIFYRILKSKWAKRKIQQVFPKKNDYLREIGYSLLTVFIFWIVALSTFTPFIKPYTKQYTEIADYGWGYFAFSIVLMLLIHDAYFYLIHRVMHHPKLFNALHKVHHLSTNPSPWAALAFQPAEAVIEACVIYVIVFSIPTHRSAVLIWLALMMLYNVYGHLGYELYPKNFQRTWLGKWFNTSVNHNQHHKYFKGNYGLYFLWWDRLFGTLRKDYDEEFDRVKSLAK
- the sdaAA gene encoding L-serine ammonia-lyase, iron-sulfur-dependent, subunit alpha codes for the protein MSILFESFVSWKQDCQDRSIKLYEPVIEYEIQQKNKTEEEIWDGLQKAYEVMKEAVQTGLTENMTSRSGMINNGAKKVYNNPITVLSKEFQVLISRALAAKEVNSCMGRVVAAPTAGASGILPGTLVTLQELHQLDDRKILEGLLVGAGIALIMEQKASISGAVGGCQAETGSAGAMAAGAIVYCLGGSIDQVFNAVAITVQCMLGLVCDPVAGLVEVPCVVRNASAAAIANSSAQIAISDVSSVIPVDECVEAMGEIGQAMESRYKETAEGGLATTPTGRSIAKKVLIHDIEILDDDTDN
- a CDS encoding 2-isopropylmalate synthase, which produces MSKDRVYIFDTTLRDGEQVPGCQLNTEEKVIVAKQLEALGVDVIEAGFPVSSPGDFNSVVEISRNVTEPVVCALTRAKVVDIDCAAQALHLAKRKRIHTGIGSSDIHIQHKLKSTREKVLEQGISAVKYARRFVDDVEFFCEDAGRADLEFLALMVEGVIAAGATVVNIPDTTGYTLPWQFGERIKYLYDNVPNIDKAIISVHCHNDLGMATANSISGLANGARQVEVTINGIGERAGNTSLEEVVMTLKSHPYLNLETNINTKGIYAMSKMVSHMMNMPVQPNKAIVGKNAFSHSSGIHQDGFLKHRENYEIIDPEDVGVPSSLILLTARSGRAALTHRLQVLGYKFDKDEMEVIYMHFLEMADRKKQIEDEDLFELVKIDEVEALLSTKTGKGKDVL
- a CDS encoding O-methyltransferase, whose amino-acid sequence is MTDEIKQAIPPAYRGIAVATEKAGFTMASDPLTGSLLRTLAASKPQGSFLELGTGTGLSTSWILSGMDQKSSLISVDNNETFLGIAADFLDHDPRLQLVCADGEEWLLANSSLRFDYIFADTWHGKYLMLEDVLAMLKPGGLYIIDDMLPQPNWPEGHHEKALRLVEELEKNESLLLTKQAWSTGIVVATKKAG
- the hemE gene encoding uroporphyrinogen decarboxylase → MQLKNDLILRAARGEKTERTPVWMMRQAGRILPEYRAVRNSLNGFIELVKTPQFAAEVTVQPVDILGVDAAIIFSDILVIPEAMGCPYEMVEKRGPTFPKTIKTEKDIDELRIADGETDLGYVIEAIKLTNKELAGRVPLIGFAGAPWTLFSYMVEGSGSKTFSKARGFLYTEPALAHKALEKITQSTISYMKAQVKAGAHMLQIFDSWAGVLPPQHYREFSLAYIRKICEAIPEVPVTVFAKGAFFALEETGQLPCATVGLDWNMDVAESRAKVGASKTLQGNLDPCALYGSFAEIEKATKGMLKAFGPQRHIANLGHGVYPDTDPEKVKCFIETVKEYRHG